One stretch of Dokdonia sp. Hel_I_53 DNA includes these proteins:
- a CDS encoding toxin-antitoxin system YwqK family antitoxin encodes MLVYRLLLFFLISQIQLVAAAQQYNSLDSEGRRHGPWQKMYASSNQLRYEGEFSHGEEVGTFKFYDKSGGHPTATKVYNQESNLVKVTYYTTSGKKVSSGNMKDRKKVGVWVTYHQDGETLMIEEFYNDGDLDKERIVYFINKAIAQKEIYKNGKREGVTIYYTEDGKVLKTLTYKNDLLEGPAIMYNGLGVIEVKGFYKDNRKHGIWIYYKEGQPDEKIKFPRNKIGVQ; translated from the coding sequence ATGTTAGTTTATAGACTTCTATTATTTTTTTTAATATCTCAAATTCAATTAGTTGCCGCTGCGCAACAATACAATTCACTCGATTCTGAAGGTAGGCGTCATGGACCTTGGCAAAAAATGTATGCTAGTTCCAATCAGCTTAGATATGAAGGAGAATTTAGTCATGGTGAGGAAGTTGGAACTTTTAAATTTTATGACAAGAGTGGGGGACACCCCACAGCAACAAAAGTGTATAACCAAGAATCAAACCTTGTTAAAGTCACTTATTATACTACTTCAGGAAAAAAAGTGAGCTCTGGAAACATGAAAGACCGTAAAAAAGTAGGTGTATGGGTCACTTACCATCAAGATGGGGAGACACTTATGATTGAAGAGTTTTATAACGATGGTGATCTAGATAAAGAACGTATTGTTTATTTTATAAATAAAGCTATTGCACAAAAAGAAATCTATAAAAACGGAAAGAGAGAAGGGGTTACAATATATTATACAGAAGATGGAAAAGTTTTGAAAACTCTTACCTATAAAAATGATCTATTAGAAGGCCCTGCTATAATGTACAATGGCTTAGGTGTTATAGAAGTAAAAGGTTTCTATAAGGATAATAGAAAACACGGTATATGGATCTATTATAAAGAAGGGCAACCTGATGAGAAAATTAAATTTCCTCGAAATAAGATTGGAGTTCAATAG